The sequence below is a genomic window from Fusobacterium russii ATCC 25533.
CTTTTTGCTTTTCATTTTCAAGATATTGTTTTTCCTTTATAATTAATTCAGTTAAATATATACCCTTAGCCAAAGAATTTTTTTCTTCTCTTAAATTTAAAAATTTTTGTGCAAGTTCAGCCTGTTTTTCTATTTTATTTTTATTTTCTCTTGTTTCATTAAGTATTATTTCTACTTTATCTAATTCATTTTCTATGTTAGATAAATTTTTAACACTTTCAATTTTATTTGCCTGTAATTTTTTTATACCCGCTGCTTCTTCAATAATTCCTTTAACTTCTTTGGGAGAAGAATTTATTATTCTTTCAACCTTTCCCTGCCCAATTACAGAATAAGCCGTTTTCCCTATCCCGGTATCTAAAAATAAGCTTCCTATATCCTTGAGTCTACTTTTTATATCATTTATTAGATATTCATTTTCACCTGAAATGTTAATTTTTCTTGTTATTTTGACTGTGTCATTGTCTATATCTAAATATCTGTCTTCATTATCTATATAAAGAGAAACTTCAGCTTTATTCATTGCCTTTTTCTCTTTTCCACCAGAAAAAATCACATCTTGACTTTCCTTTGCTCTGATATTCTTATATGATTGTTCTCCTAAAACCCAAAGAACAGCATCAAGAATATTAGATTTACCGCTTCCATTAGGACCGACAATAGATGTAATTCCTCTATTAAAATCTATGTATACTTTCTCACCGAAAGATTTAAAGCCATCTATTTCAACTGCTTTTAAATACATTACAACTCCATTTTTTATTTTAAATACATAATAAAACTTTATCCAATTATTAATATTATAATAATTGAACTTAACGAAAAAATATTATTTTATAATAATTAACAATATAGTATACCATAAAATGAAATACTAAACCACTATAAAAAATTATATTAACTTTTATTTTTTCTAAAAAAGTGGTAATATCTAATTAATAATTTTATTAGGAGGTTAAAAATGCAAAACTTACAACTGGATTCTTTTTTAGAATATAAATTTATCTCAAATTTAGATTTTAATCCCAAAGGAAATGTATTTGCCTTTACAATTTCTGAGGCTAATTTAGAAAAAAATAACTATAAAAATTCAATCTGGACATATAACTTAGATACAAAAAAATTTAGAAAAATTACTCAAACAAACAAAGAAAAGAATTCTATTTGGCTAAATGATGATATTATTCTTTTTACTTCTGATAGAAATGAAGAAATTCAATCAAAAATAAAGCTAGGAGAAACTTGGACAAGCTTTTTTGCTATTGATATAACTAATGGTGGTGAGGCTTATGAATATATGCAGATTCCTTTACAAGTAAGTGGAATCAAAAAAATTGATGAACAAAATTTTATTTTAAGTGCTAACTTTGATAATAATTCTTTAAATATTAATAATTTGAAAGGTGAAGAGAGAGAAAAAGCAATAAAAAAACTTGAAGAAAATAAAGATTATGAAGTACTGGATGAAATCCCTTTCTGGTTCAATGGACAGGGCTTTATAAATAAAAAAAGAAATAGACTTTATCATTTTAATCTTTCAAAATCTGAATTAACTGCTATTACTAATGAATATACTAATGTTGAGCAATTCCATATAAAAGACAATAAAATAATTTTTATTGCTGAAAGTCATAGAGAAAAATTGGAAACAACTAATTTTCTCGCAACTTATAATTTAGAAAACAAGGAATTTAAATATCTGATTGAAGATGGGAAGTATAATTTCAGCTATGCAAATTTTATAGAGGATAAAATAATTCTAGCTATGTCTGATATGAAAAAATTTGGTATAAATGAAAATCATCAAATCTATACTCTTGATGAAAATGGACTAAAACTTTTATATGCTAATGATACTTGGTTGGCAAACACTGTAGGCAGTGATTGTAGATTTGGTGGAGGTAGAACTTTTAAAGTCCTTGGAAATAAACTTTACTTCATTTCTACACTTAATGACAGCTCTTATCTAAATAGTCTTTCACTAAATGGTGAACATGAAATTTTAAGTAGTGGGGAAGGGTCTGTAGATTGTTTCGATATGCTAAATAACAATGTTTTCTATATTGGACTGAGAGATTATAAATTACAGGAAATTTATAAATTAAAAGATAGATTTTCAGAAAAAATAAGTAGTTTCAATGATAAAATCTTTGAAAATTATAAAATATCTATTCCTGAAAAATTTATTTTTGAAACCAATGGGGATAAAACAGAAGGCTTTGTTATTAAACCTGTTGACTTTCAAGTAGGAAAAACTTATCCTGCTATACTTGATATACACGGTGGTCCAAAAACTGTCTATGGTTCTGTTTTTTATCATGAAATGCAAGTGTGGGCAAATATGGGCTATTTTGTTTTCTTTACTAATCCCCATGGCAGTGACGGGAAGGGAAATATTTTTGCTGATATAAGAGGAAAATATGGAACTATTGATTATGATGACCTTATGAATTTTACAGACTTGGTCTTAGAAAAATATCCTATTGATAAAAATAGACTTGCCGTAACAGGTGGTTCTTATGGCGGCTTTATGACAAACTGGATTATAGGACATACTAACAGATTTAAATGTGCTGCTTCTCAAAGATCTATATCAAATTGGATTTCAAAATTTGGTACAACTGATATAGGATACTATTTCAATGCTGATCAAAATCAGTCTACTCCATGGATAAATCATGATAAACTTTGGTGGCATTCTCCACTTAAATATGCTGACAATGCAAAAACTCCTACTCTTTTTATTCATTCCGAAGAAGATTACAGATGTTGGGTAGCGGAAGGTATACAAATGTTTACCGCTTTAAAATATCATGGTGTTGAAGCTAGACTTTGTATGTTTAGAGGAGAAAATCATGAGCTTTCAAGAAGTGGAAAACCTAAACATAGAGTGAGAAGATTAGAAGAAATGACAAATTGGTTTGAAAAATATTTAAAGTAAATTCAAAAAAAAAGAGCTGTTTTCAACAACTCTTTAGAGAGTGTGAACTTTTTTCTGTAAATTTACCTTCTATGGTTTTTAATAAATAAGTTAGAGTTAAAAATTCTTAACTCTCTAAAAACAATATA
It includes:
- a CDS encoding alpha/beta hydrolase family protein, which produces MQNLQLDSFLEYKFISNLDFNPKGNVFAFTISEANLEKNNYKNSIWTYNLDTKKFRKITQTNKEKNSIWLNDDIILFTSDRNEEIQSKIKLGETWTSFFAIDITNGGEAYEYMQIPLQVSGIKKIDEQNFILSANFDNNSLNINNLKGEEREKAIKKLEENKDYEVLDEIPFWFNGQGFINKKRNRLYHFNLSKSELTAITNEYTNVEQFHIKDNKIIFIAESHREKLETTNFLATYNLENKEFKYLIEDGKYNFSYANFIEDKIILAMSDMKKFGINENHQIYTLDENGLKLLYANDTWLANTVGSDCRFGGGRTFKVLGNKLYFISTLNDSSYLNSLSLNGEHEILSSGEGSVDCFDMLNNNVFYIGLRDYKLQEIYKLKDRFSEKISSFNDKIFENYKISIPEKFIFETNGDKTEGFVIKPVDFQVGKTYPAILDIHGGPKTVYGSVFYHEMQVWANMGYFVFFTNPHGSDGKGNIFADIRGKYGTIDYDDLMNFTDLVLEKYPIDKNRLAVTGGSYGGFMTNWIIGHTNRFKCAASQRSISNWISKFGTTDIGYYFNADQNQSTPWINHDKLWWHSPLKYADNAKTPTLFIHSEEDYRCWVAEGIQMFTALKYHGVEARLCMFRGENHELSRSGKPKHRVRRLEEMTNWFEKYLK